From a single Triplophysa rosa linkage group LG1, Trosa_1v2, whole genome shotgun sequence genomic region:
- the LOC130562307 gene encoding LOW QUALITY PROTEIN: E3 ubiquitin-protein ligase TRIM39-like (The sequence of the model RefSeq protein was modified relative to this genomic sequence to represent the inferred CDS: substituted 1 base at 1 genomic stop codon): METPLFLSSSSVCLTEELQCSVCLDVFSDPVSTPCGHNFCRSCLKQCWDISPICSCPMCKETFSKRPDLKINTTLKQLVLHFKEKFSLRRSEVLCDICDERKLKALKSCLVFLMLRDFSSLLLXIDSSLYRPPHTKNWSEISMKTDVSVETLRRALTQLQETLHDKLTQTVLRKMQQYAVDVTLDPDTAHPELILSEDGKQVRDGDITHELPDNPERFDMCVCVLGKEGFSSGRFYFEVQVKEKTKWDLGVARESINRKGEITASPQDGFWTVSLRDENDYCASGCPRVSLCLRVSPQKVGVFVDYEEGLVCFYDVDNRSHIYSFTGQTFTEKLFLLLSPGPHHGGKNSGPLIISPVHYNK; encoded by the exons ATGGAGACACCTTTAT TTCTGTCGTCGTCCAGTGTTTGTCTGACGGAGGAGCTTCAGTGTTCTGTGTGTCTGGATGTGTTCAGTGATCCAGTCAGCACTCCATGTGGACACAACTTCTGCAGGAGCTGTCTGAAACAGTGCTGGGACATCAGTCCCATCTGCTCGTGTCCCATGTGTAAAGAAACCTTCAGTAAAAGACCAGACCTCAAGATCAACACCACACTTAAACAGCTTGTGCTGCACTTTAAGGAAAAGTTCAGTCTGAGAAGATCTGAAGTTCTCTGTGACATCTGTGATGAAAGAAAGCTGAAAGCCCTGAAGTCCTGTCTGGTGT tcctcatgcTGAGGGATTTCTCTTCTCTCCTGCTGTAGATTGACTCATCCCTGTACAGACCTCCACACACCAAGAACTGGTCTGAGATCAGTATGAAGACTGATGTGAGTGTGGAGACTCTGAGGAGAGCTCTGACTCAACTGCAGGAGACTCTACATGACAAACTCACTCAAACTG TGTTGAGGAAGATGCAGCAGTATGCAG TGGATGTGACTCTGGATCCTGATACAGCTCATCCAGAACTCATCCTGTCTGAAGATGGAAAACAAGTGAGAGATGGAGACATTACACATGAACTCCCAGATAATCCAGAGAGATTTgatatgtgtgtctgtgttctggGAAAAGAGGGATTCTCCTCAGGGAGATTTTATTTTGAGGTTCAGGTGAAGGAGAAAACTAAATGGGATTTAGGAGTGGCCAGAGAATCTATTAACAGGAAGGGAGAGATCACAGCGAGTCCTCAGGATGGATTCTGGACTGTGTCTCTGAGGGATGAGAATGATTATTGTGCCTCTGGTTGTCCccgtgtctctctgtgtctgagAGTGAGTCCACAGAAGGTGGGGGTGTTTGTGGATTATGAGGAGGGTCTGGTCTGTTTTTATGATGTGGACAACAGATCTCATATCTACTCTTTCACTGGTCAAACTTTCACTGAGAAACTCTTTCTTTTACTCAGTCCAGGTCCTCATCATGGAGGTAAAAATTCAGGCCCACTGATCATCTCACCCGTTCAttacaacaaataa
- the mctp2b gene encoding multiple C2 and transmembrane domain-containing protein 2 isoform X1, whose protein sequence is MEDKRSVIGTLRQKAKLFRSSRVGSIKHPNKPEVREERLLDQRMRTSKEDVPHKGRLSSPISHSHHRTSSPLSHSHQQPANLRPSSVCKPPTPPDMNVQRRGAVTGLADSLNMLVDSKVWPSQESVSDGAHEEQDFFEASENMEQMLNLGDTQVPSPESVTETPDMRQEPPGAGENPRERERSYLLTICLKEGRGLVIRDRCGTSDPYVKFKLDGKTFYKSKVVYKNLNPVWNESFSFPVRKLDQKLFIKVYDRDLTTDDFMGSCAFVLSELELEKTSEMVLPLDDPNSLEDDMGVIVIDICLSVRDSKNKKHRFVQKKKRSFTGSTPEHHRRLTESMKKSQLWTGVFTITLVEGRDFPLDGQADVFVRFKLGDQKYKSKSQIKKVNPQWRERFDFSQFPDGSNLLEIEVMGKGGRKYEECYGQCEVLLSGLPLNESKLFTPELDSCRGKVVFLVTPTPCTGVSITDLVAPPLEEPHERENMRFKYSLRNCFKDKRDVGFLQVKVIKACDIMAADLNGKSDPFCVLELGNNRLQTHTIYKTLNPEWNKVFTFPVKDVHEVLEITVFDEDGDKAPDFLGKVAIPLLSVRNGQQVACPLRKENLGGLSKGTILLELEVIYNSVKASIRTFTPRDQKFIEDNAKFSKKVLARNVIRVRNLYRAVCRVNQFIKSCFQWESVQRSIVAFLVFILTVWYWEFYMLPLFLVLLIAWNYLQIASERVSRDLDTMEMYEEEDEDEKESERKGIMEKIYMVQEIVIAVQNLLEEIACFGERIKNTFNWSVPFLSNLAFLVLIIATIITYFIPVRYIVLLWGIHKFTKKLRNPYAIDNNEVVDFLSRVPSDVQMAQYTELSSCSIHTTYRRRKAHHKDP, encoded by the exons ATGGAGGACAAAAGGTCTGTGATTGGCACCCTGCGCCAAAAAGCCAAACTCTTTCGATCTTCACGGGTCGGCAGTATCAAGCACCCCAACAAGCCAGAGGTGAGGGAGGAGCGTCTGCTGGACCAGCGGATGAGAACGTCTAAAGAAGATGTCCCTCACAAGGGTCGGCTGTCCTCCCCCATAAGCCACTCCCATCATCGGACATCCTCCCCCTTGAGCCACTCCCACCAGCAGCCAGCTAACCTTCGGCCTTCCTCCGTCTGCAAACCACCCACCCCTCCCGACATGAATGTGCAGAGAAGAGGGGCCGTCACCGGGCTTGCTGATTCGCTGAACATGCTGGTGGACTCCAAGGTCTGGCCGTCGCAGGAGTCAGTCTCTGATGGCGCACACGAGGAGCAGGACTTCTTTGAGGCTTCGGAAAACATGGAGCAGATGCTAAATCTAGGAGACACGCAAGTTCCCTCACCAGAGAGTGTGACTGAG ACTCCGGACATGAGGCAAGAGCCGCCCGGAGCGGGCGAGAATCCGAGAGAGCGTGAGAGATCGTACCTGCTCACTATATGCCTGAAAGAGGGACGTGGGCTGGTCATAAGAGACCGATGCG GCACAAGCGATCCGTATGTGAAATTCAAGCTGGATGGGAAAACCTTTTACAAAAGTAAAGTGGTGTATAAGAATCTGAATCCGGTCTGGAATGAATCCTTCTCTTTCCCAGTCCGCAAGCTAGACCAGAAACTCTTCATCAAG GTTTACGACCGAGATTTGACCACGGATGATTTCATGGGCTCCTGTGCGTTTGTCCTCAGTGAACTTGAACTTGAAAA GACCAGTGAAATGGTGTTGCCGTTGGACGACCCCAACAGCCTGGAGGACGATATGGGTGTGATAGTCATCGACATCTGTTTATCCGTGCGAGACAGCAAGAACAAAAAACAT AGGTTTGtccagaagaaaaaaagaagttTTACG GGAAGTACACCAGAACACCACAGACGTCTCACGGAGTCCATGAAGAAAAGCCAGCTGTGGACCGGAGTCTTCACCATCACTCTCGTGGAGGGTCGGGACTTTCCATTGGACGGACAGGCCGATGTGTTTGTACGCTTCAAACTGGGGGATCAGAAATATAAAAGCAAG AGTCAAATTAAGAAGGTGAACCCACAGTGGAGAGAGAGGTTCGACTTCAGCCAGTTTCCAGATGGATCAAACCTTCTGGAAATTGAAGTCATGGGAAAAGGGGGACGGAAATATGAGGAATGTTATGGACA GTGTGAGGTCCTCTTGTCTGGGTTGCCGTTGAATGAGTCCAAACTGTTCACACCGGAGCTGGATTCATGTCGAGGGAAAGTCGTGTTTCTCGTGACGCCCACACCCTGCACTGGTGTTTCCATCACAGACCTCGTCGCTCCACCGCTGGAGGAACCTCACGAGAGAGAAAACATGCGCTTCAAATAC AGTTTAAGGAACTGCTTTAAGGACAAAAGAGATGTTGGCTTCCTTCAGGTCAAAGTGATCAAGGCCTGTGACATCATGGCTGCTGATCTGAATG GAAAGAGCGATCCGTTTTGCGTCCTTGAATTGGGAAACAACAGACTGCAGACTCACACTATCTACAAAACCCTCAACCCGGAATGGAATAAAGTCTTCACTTT TCCAGTGAAGGACGTTCATGAAGTTCTGGAAATAACCGTGTTCGATGAGGATGGAGACAAAGCTCCTGATTTCTTGGGGAAGGTGGCCATTCCTTTACTCTCG GTACGTAATGGCCAGCAGGTGGCTTGTCCTCTGAGAAAAGAGAATTTGGGAGGACTATCCAAAGGGACCATATTACTGGAGCTTGAAGTTATCTATAATTCT GTCAAAGCAAGCATCAGGACGTTCACGCCTAGAGATCAAAAGTTCATTGAGGACAATGCCAAGTTTTCTAAGAAG GTTCTTGCCAGGAATGTTATTCGCGTGAGGAACCTCTATCGAGCCGTGTGCCGCGTGAACCAGTTCATCAAAAGTTGTTTTCAGTGGGAAAGTGTTCAGAGGAGTATCGTAGCATTTCTG GTGTTTATTCTTACAGTGTGGTATTGGGAGTTCTACATGTTGCCGCTGTTCTTGGTTTTACTCATCGCGTGGAACTATCTTCAGATCGCCTCTGAGAGAGTCAGCAGGGACCTG GACACCATGGAGATGTAtgaagaggaagatgaagaTGAGAAG GAGTCCGAAAGGAAAGGGATAATGGAGAAAATTTACATGGTTCAGGAGATTGTCATCGCGGTCCAGAACCTTTTGGAGGAGATTGCGTGCTTTGGGGAAAGAATAAAGAA TACGTTCAACTGGTCAGTGCCATTCTTGTCTAATCTGGCCTTCCTGGTTCTCATCATTGCCACAATCATCACATATTTTATTCCAGTTCGctacattgttttattatggg gTATACATAAATTCACAAAGAAACTGCGCAATCCATACGCCATTGATAACAATGAGGTGGTGGATTTTCTCTCCAGAGTGCCTTCAGATGTCCAAATG GCGCAGTACACAGAGCTCAGCAGCTGTAGCATTCACACAACTTACAGGAGAAGAAAAGCCCACCATAAAGACCCCTGA
- the mctp2b gene encoding multiple C2 and transmembrane domain-containing protein 2 isoform X3, which yields MFHVGATSHTHAIGTLCFWTPDMRQEPPGAGENPRERERSYLLTICLKEGRGLVIRDRCGTSDPYVKFKLDGKTFYKSKVVYKNLNPVWNESFSFPVRKLDQKLFIKVYDRDLTTDDFMGSCAFVLSELELEKTSEMVLPLDDPNSLEDDMGVIVIDICLSVRDSKNKKHRFVQKKKRSFTGSTPEHHRRLTESMKKSQLWTGVFTITLVEGRDFPLDGQADVFVRFKLGDQKYKSKSQIKKVNPQWRERFDFSQFPDGSNLLEIEVMGKGGRKYEECYGQCEVLLSGLPLNESKLFTPELDSCRGKVVFLVTPTPCTGVSITDLVAPPLEEPHERENMRFKYSLRNCFKDKRDVGFLQVKVIKACDIMAADLNGKSDPFCVLELGNNRLQTHTIYKTLNPEWNKVFTFPVKDVHEVLEITVFDEDGDKAPDFLGKVAIPLLSVRNGQQVACPLRKENLGGLSKGTILLELEVIYNSVKASIRTFTPRDQKFIEDNAKFSKKVLARNVIRVRNLYRAVCRVNQFIKSCFQWESVQRSIVAFLVFILTVWYWEFYMLPLFLVLLIAWNYLQIASERVSRDLDTMEMYEEEDEDEKESERKGIMEKIYMVQEIVIAVQNLLEEIACFGERIKNTFNWSVPFLSNLAFLVLIIATIITYFIPVRYIVLLWGIHKFTKKLRNPYAIDNNEVVDFLSRVPSDVQMAQYTELSSCSIHTTYRRRKAHHKDP from the exons ATGTTTCATGTGGGCGCTACTTCTCATACTCATGCGATTGGTACCTTATGTTTTTGG ACTCCGGACATGAGGCAAGAGCCGCCCGGAGCGGGCGAGAATCCGAGAGAGCGTGAGAGATCGTACCTGCTCACTATATGCCTGAAAGAGGGACGTGGGCTGGTCATAAGAGACCGATGCG GCACAAGCGATCCGTATGTGAAATTCAAGCTGGATGGGAAAACCTTTTACAAAAGTAAAGTGGTGTATAAGAATCTGAATCCGGTCTGGAATGAATCCTTCTCTTTCCCAGTCCGCAAGCTAGACCAGAAACTCTTCATCAAG GTTTACGACCGAGATTTGACCACGGATGATTTCATGGGCTCCTGTGCGTTTGTCCTCAGTGAACTTGAACTTGAAAA GACCAGTGAAATGGTGTTGCCGTTGGACGACCCCAACAGCCTGGAGGACGATATGGGTGTGATAGTCATCGACATCTGTTTATCCGTGCGAGACAGCAAGAACAAAAAACAT AGGTTTGtccagaagaaaaaaagaagttTTACG GGAAGTACACCAGAACACCACAGACGTCTCACGGAGTCCATGAAGAAAAGCCAGCTGTGGACCGGAGTCTTCACCATCACTCTCGTGGAGGGTCGGGACTTTCCATTGGACGGACAGGCCGATGTGTTTGTACGCTTCAAACTGGGGGATCAGAAATATAAAAGCAAG AGTCAAATTAAGAAGGTGAACCCACAGTGGAGAGAGAGGTTCGACTTCAGCCAGTTTCCAGATGGATCAAACCTTCTGGAAATTGAAGTCATGGGAAAAGGGGGACGGAAATATGAGGAATGTTATGGACA GTGTGAGGTCCTCTTGTCTGGGTTGCCGTTGAATGAGTCCAAACTGTTCACACCGGAGCTGGATTCATGTCGAGGGAAAGTCGTGTTTCTCGTGACGCCCACACCCTGCACTGGTGTTTCCATCACAGACCTCGTCGCTCCACCGCTGGAGGAACCTCACGAGAGAGAAAACATGCGCTTCAAATAC AGTTTAAGGAACTGCTTTAAGGACAAAAGAGATGTTGGCTTCCTTCAGGTCAAAGTGATCAAGGCCTGTGACATCATGGCTGCTGATCTGAATG GAAAGAGCGATCCGTTTTGCGTCCTTGAATTGGGAAACAACAGACTGCAGACTCACACTATCTACAAAACCCTCAACCCGGAATGGAATAAAGTCTTCACTTT TCCAGTGAAGGACGTTCATGAAGTTCTGGAAATAACCGTGTTCGATGAGGATGGAGACAAAGCTCCTGATTTCTTGGGGAAGGTGGCCATTCCTTTACTCTCG GTACGTAATGGCCAGCAGGTGGCTTGTCCTCTGAGAAAAGAGAATTTGGGAGGACTATCCAAAGGGACCATATTACTGGAGCTTGAAGTTATCTATAATTCT GTCAAAGCAAGCATCAGGACGTTCACGCCTAGAGATCAAAAGTTCATTGAGGACAATGCCAAGTTTTCTAAGAAG GTTCTTGCCAGGAATGTTATTCGCGTGAGGAACCTCTATCGAGCCGTGTGCCGCGTGAACCAGTTCATCAAAAGTTGTTTTCAGTGGGAAAGTGTTCAGAGGAGTATCGTAGCATTTCTG GTGTTTATTCTTACAGTGTGGTATTGGGAGTTCTACATGTTGCCGCTGTTCTTGGTTTTACTCATCGCGTGGAACTATCTTCAGATCGCCTCTGAGAGAGTCAGCAGGGACCTG GACACCATGGAGATGTAtgaagaggaagatgaagaTGAGAAG GAGTCCGAAAGGAAAGGGATAATGGAGAAAATTTACATGGTTCAGGAGATTGTCATCGCGGTCCAGAACCTTTTGGAGGAGATTGCGTGCTTTGGGGAAAGAATAAAGAA TACGTTCAACTGGTCAGTGCCATTCTTGTCTAATCTGGCCTTCCTGGTTCTCATCATTGCCACAATCATCACATATTTTATTCCAGTTCGctacattgttttattatggg gTATACATAAATTCACAAAGAAACTGCGCAATCCATACGCCATTGATAACAATGAGGTGGTGGATTTTCTCTCCAGAGTGCCTTCAGATGTCCAAATG GCGCAGTACACAGAGCTCAGCAGCTGTAGCATTCACACAACTTACAGGAGAAGAAAAGCCCACCATAAAGACCCCTGA
- the mctp2b gene encoding multiple C2 and transmembrane domain-containing protein 2 isoform X2, protein MEDKRSVIGTLRQKAKLFRSSRVGSIKHPNKPEVREERLLDQRMRTSKEDVPHKGRLSSPISHSHHRTSSPLSHSHQQPANLRPSSVCKPPTPPDMNVQRRGAVTGLADSLNMLVDSKVWPSQESVSDGAHEEQDFFEASENMEQMLNLGDTQVPSPESVTETPDMRQEPPGAGENPRERERSYLLTICLKEGRGLVIRDRCGTSDPYVKFKLDGKTFYKSKVVYKNLNPVWNESFSFPVRKLDQKLFIKVYDRDLTTDDFMGSCAFVLSELELEKTSEMVLPLDDPNSLEDDMGVIVIDICLSVRDSKNKKHGSTPEHHRRLTESMKKSQLWTGVFTITLVEGRDFPLDGQADVFVRFKLGDQKYKSKSQIKKVNPQWRERFDFSQFPDGSNLLEIEVMGKGGRKYEECYGQCEVLLSGLPLNESKLFTPELDSCRGKVVFLVTPTPCTGVSITDLVAPPLEEPHERENMRFKYSLRNCFKDKRDVGFLQVKVIKACDIMAADLNGKSDPFCVLELGNNRLQTHTIYKTLNPEWNKVFTFPVKDVHEVLEITVFDEDGDKAPDFLGKVAIPLLSVRNGQQVACPLRKENLGGLSKGTILLELEVIYNSVKASIRTFTPRDQKFIEDNAKFSKKVLARNVIRVRNLYRAVCRVNQFIKSCFQWESVQRSIVAFLVFILTVWYWEFYMLPLFLVLLIAWNYLQIASERVSRDLDTMEMYEEEDEDEKESERKGIMEKIYMVQEIVIAVQNLLEEIACFGERIKNTFNWSVPFLSNLAFLVLIIATIITYFIPVRYIVLLWGIHKFTKKLRNPYAIDNNEVVDFLSRVPSDVQMAQYTELSSCSIHTTYRRRKAHHKDP, encoded by the exons ATGGAGGACAAAAGGTCTGTGATTGGCACCCTGCGCCAAAAAGCCAAACTCTTTCGATCTTCACGGGTCGGCAGTATCAAGCACCCCAACAAGCCAGAGGTGAGGGAGGAGCGTCTGCTGGACCAGCGGATGAGAACGTCTAAAGAAGATGTCCCTCACAAGGGTCGGCTGTCCTCCCCCATAAGCCACTCCCATCATCGGACATCCTCCCCCTTGAGCCACTCCCACCAGCAGCCAGCTAACCTTCGGCCTTCCTCCGTCTGCAAACCACCCACCCCTCCCGACATGAATGTGCAGAGAAGAGGGGCCGTCACCGGGCTTGCTGATTCGCTGAACATGCTGGTGGACTCCAAGGTCTGGCCGTCGCAGGAGTCAGTCTCTGATGGCGCACACGAGGAGCAGGACTTCTTTGAGGCTTCGGAAAACATGGAGCAGATGCTAAATCTAGGAGACACGCAAGTTCCCTCACCAGAGAGTGTGACTGAG ACTCCGGACATGAGGCAAGAGCCGCCCGGAGCGGGCGAGAATCCGAGAGAGCGTGAGAGATCGTACCTGCTCACTATATGCCTGAAAGAGGGACGTGGGCTGGTCATAAGAGACCGATGCG GCACAAGCGATCCGTATGTGAAATTCAAGCTGGATGGGAAAACCTTTTACAAAAGTAAAGTGGTGTATAAGAATCTGAATCCGGTCTGGAATGAATCCTTCTCTTTCCCAGTCCGCAAGCTAGACCAGAAACTCTTCATCAAG GTTTACGACCGAGATTTGACCACGGATGATTTCATGGGCTCCTGTGCGTTTGTCCTCAGTGAACTTGAACTTGAAAA GACCAGTGAAATGGTGTTGCCGTTGGACGACCCCAACAGCCTGGAGGACGATATGGGTGTGATAGTCATCGACATCTGTTTATCCGTGCGAGACAGCAAGAACAAAAAACAT GGAAGTACACCAGAACACCACAGACGTCTCACGGAGTCCATGAAGAAAAGCCAGCTGTGGACCGGAGTCTTCACCATCACTCTCGTGGAGGGTCGGGACTTTCCATTGGACGGACAGGCCGATGTGTTTGTACGCTTCAAACTGGGGGATCAGAAATATAAAAGCAAG AGTCAAATTAAGAAGGTGAACCCACAGTGGAGAGAGAGGTTCGACTTCAGCCAGTTTCCAGATGGATCAAACCTTCTGGAAATTGAAGTCATGGGAAAAGGGGGACGGAAATATGAGGAATGTTATGGACA GTGTGAGGTCCTCTTGTCTGGGTTGCCGTTGAATGAGTCCAAACTGTTCACACCGGAGCTGGATTCATGTCGAGGGAAAGTCGTGTTTCTCGTGACGCCCACACCCTGCACTGGTGTTTCCATCACAGACCTCGTCGCTCCACCGCTGGAGGAACCTCACGAGAGAGAAAACATGCGCTTCAAATAC AGTTTAAGGAACTGCTTTAAGGACAAAAGAGATGTTGGCTTCCTTCAGGTCAAAGTGATCAAGGCCTGTGACATCATGGCTGCTGATCTGAATG GAAAGAGCGATCCGTTTTGCGTCCTTGAATTGGGAAACAACAGACTGCAGACTCACACTATCTACAAAACCCTCAACCCGGAATGGAATAAAGTCTTCACTTT TCCAGTGAAGGACGTTCATGAAGTTCTGGAAATAACCGTGTTCGATGAGGATGGAGACAAAGCTCCTGATTTCTTGGGGAAGGTGGCCATTCCTTTACTCTCG GTACGTAATGGCCAGCAGGTGGCTTGTCCTCTGAGAAAAGAGAATTTGGGAGGACTATCCAAAGGGACCATATTACTGGAGCTTGAAGTTATCTATAATTCT GTCAAAGCAAGCATCAGGACGTTCACGCCTAGAGATCAAAAGTTCATTGAGGACAATGCCAAGTTTTCTAAGAAG GTTCTTGCCAGGAATGTTATTCGCGTGAGGAACCTCTATCGAGCCGTGTGCCGCGTGAACCAGTTCATCAAAAGTTGTTTTCAGTGGGAAAGTGTTCAGAGGAGTATCGTAGCATTTCTG GTGTTTATTCTTACAGTGTGGTATTGGGAGTTCTACATGTTGCCGCTGTTCTTGGTTTTACTCATCGCGTGGAACTATCTTCAGATCGCCTCTGAGAGAGTCAGCAGGGACCTG GACACCATGGAGATGTAtgaagaggaagatgaagaTGAGAAG GAGTCCGAAAGGAAAGGGATAATGGAGAAAATTTACATGGTTCAGGAGATTGTCATCGCGGTCCAGAACCTTTTGGAGGAGATTGCGTGCTTTGGGGAAAGAATAAAGAA TACGTTCAACTGGTCAGTGCCATTCTTGTCTAATCTGGCCTTCCTGGTTCTCATCATTGCCACAATCATCACATATTTTATTCCAGTTCGctacattgttttattatggg gTATACATAAATTCACAAAGAAACTGCGCAATCCATACGCCATTGATAACAATGAGGTGGTGGATTTTCTCTCCAGAGTGCCTTCAGATGTCCAAATG GCGCAGTACACAGAGCTCAGCAGCTGTAGCATTCACACAACTTACAGGAGAAGAAAAGCCCACCATAAAGACCCCTGA